The following nucleotide sequence is from Rhodospirillales bacterium.
GCCTTGGCCGGTGCTGATGACGGATTCACCGATCAACTCAACCCCAGCTTCATTTAGGGCGCTTATTATTTTTGTAAGAGAATCGACATTGCCACGTACCATATCATCACTGCTCTCCATACGCTGGATCGTTGGCAGTGAAAGGCCGGAAAGCTCAGCTAGTTGTTTTTGATCCCAGCCCAACAAGGCGCGGGCGGCGCGAAGTTGTGGTGACGTAATCATGACTCAATCCGTAGCTCTGTTGCTGCAATCTTCCTCTTTGGGAAGTAAGTATTTTGGCTCTTTTTGATTGGCTGCACGCTTATCGATCCACTGTTTTTGAGGCGGTTTTTTGATTGGAAGATCATCTTTGATAATTTTAGGCTGTGTATTTGACTTCATAAATCATATATAAGCATTATAAAAGAATGTTTCAAGATATAAATATCATGTATAAAACATCATTTGGCGCATATGAAAATGAACAAAAACAAGACAAACAAAACCCAGGACGTGCTCTGGCGCGGCATAAAAGGGGATTGCCCGAATTGCGGACAAGGGAATCTTTTTAAATCATATATAACACAAAACAAAATTTGCTCTGTTTGTCATGAAGATTTCTCAGACATCCGCGCTGATGATGCACCGCCGTGGCTGACAATTCTTATTACGGGCCACATCATGGCACCGTTTATATTTTATTTTGTAACAC
It contains:
- a CDS encoding helix-turn-helix transcriptional regulator, whose product is MITSPQLRAARALLGWDQKQLAELSGLSLPTIQRMESSDDMVRGNVDSLTKIISALNEAGVELIGESVISTGQGRGVRLINKSEAS
- a CDS encoding DUF983 domain-containing protein — protein: MNKNKTNKTQDVLWRGIKGDCPNCGQGNLFKSYITQNKICSVCHEDFSDIRADDAPPWLTILITGHIMAPFIFYFVTHDVFPDVVETTILIIIALLCVFLILPRAKGLFIAAIWLTRNKKDSD